A genomic window from Silene latifolia isolate original U9 population chromosome 11, ASM4854445v1, whole genome shotgun sequence includes:
- the LOC141614131 gene encoding uncharacterized protein LOC141614131 encodes MEILSRFLRQLCKQPQVSFHPKCCKLNLTHLIFVDDLIIFIRGDVPSVRAVKGALNTFAKISELNANVDKTSIYFGGESQAVQEDILAFLLKKVQHWSEKLLTYAGKLQLRNAVLFGIENFWCSSVLLPKEVITKLTQLSRTFFWGIPEGERKLIFKRWDQICAPWKKRRFNIKNIRIWNIALQLHWVWKSSANSEGLWTKWHKAYSLKQHTIWDVDSKDSYSSSLKGILIARDIFLAKAEYVHTAEGLLASCLSGHKLQTNCIYEYLLDIPDQDVWTSTLLHSRITPTHRIISILDIQGNLSTVDNLKEKGFLLANRCCLCQAAEESSSHLFFHCSFTSAIWTALQQWMGVSHHHQDLIED; translated from the exons ATGGAGATTCTATCAAGGTTTTTAAGGCAGCTTTGTAAGCAACCTCAGGTTTCTTTCCATCCAAAATGCTGCAAACTGAACCTCACCCATTTAATATTTGTTGATGACTTGATAATCTTTATAAGAGGGGATGTCCCTTCTGTTAGAGCCGTTAAGGGGGCCTTAAATACTTTTGCTAAGATATCAGAATTGAATGCTAATGTGGATAAAACCAGCATCTATTTTGGTGGAGAATCTCAGGCTGTTCAGGAAGATATCCTGGCTTTTCTactg AAGAAAGTGCAGCACTGGTCTGAAAAATTATTGACTTATGCAGGCAAACTTCAGCTACGCAATGCAGTTCTGTTTGGTATTGAAAACTTTTGGTGTTCTAGTGTTCTTCTCCCTAAAGAGGTTATCACTAAGCTTACTCAATTAAGTAGAACGTTTTTTTGGGGCATCCCTGAAGGTGAAAGAAAGCTAATCTTTAAGAGGTGGGATCAGATTTGTGCTCCTTGGAAGAAAAGGAGATTTAATATTAAAAATATCAGGATTTGGAATATTGCTTTGCAATTGCATTGGGTCTGGAAATCATCAGCTAACTCTGAGGGGTTGTGGACTAAATGGCACAAGGCTTATAGTTTGAAGCAGCATACCATTTGGGATGTGGATAGTAAGGACTCTTACTCTTCGAGTTTGAAAGGTATTCTGATAGCTCGTGATATTTTCTTAGCCAAAGCAGAATATGTGCATACTGCAGAGGGTCTCCTAGCTTCTTGTCTTTCTGGACATAAATTGCAAACTAATTGCATCTATGAGTATTTGTTGGACATCCCTGATCAGGATGTTTGGACCTCTACTTTGCTTCACTCTAGAATCACTCCTACTCATCGAATTATCTCCATTCTAGATATTCAAGGAAACCTTTCAACAGTTGACAACTTGAAGGAAAAAGGGTTCTTGTTAGCTAACAGGTGCTGCCTTTGTCAGGCAGCAGAAGAAAGCTCTTCTCATTTGTTTTTTCACTGTTCTTTTACTAGTGCTATCTGGACAGCTTTGCAACAGTGGATGGGTGTGTCTCATCATCACCAAGATCTGATTGAAGATTGA